In [Phormidium] sp. ETS-05, the genomic window CCTTCGCAGACTGTAAGGTAATTTGAGCTTGCTTGCGCTCAGTAATATCTTGAATCTGAGCAATGAAATACAAAGGCTGTTTTAGTTCATCTCTGATGATTATGGCAGACAGCATAATCCAGATAATCTCACCTGAAGAGTGGATATAGCGCTTTTCGATGTGGCAAATGCGCGTATCATCTGCCAGCAATCTCCCCACCACATCCCAATCCTGTTCTAAGTCATCGGGATGGGTGATATCCGCAAAAGTCCGCGCCAGCAATTCCCTCTCGCTATACCCCACAATCTCGCACAAAGCGCGATTAACTTGCAGCCATCTGCCATCCAAAGCCACTAAAGCCATCCCAATTGGCGCATCGTCAAAAGAGCGGCGAAATTTTTCTTCACTCTCCTGTAGGGAGCGAGTGCGCATTGCTACTTCCTGCTCTAAATCTCGCTGGTAGTTTTGGCGCATTTCCTCTATTTGCTTGCGCTCCGTAATATCCACCATCGCCGTAATCCCATATAGCACTTTTCCCGTCTCATCTAAGACTGGAATCGTGCGCACTTCCAGGGGAATCACTCTGCCATCACAGCGGTGAATCTCCACATCTTCTGTCACCAGAGTTTCTCCCCGTAAGCTCCGTAATGCTGGCAGTTCCTCTGTGGGATAAAGTTGGTTCGTGCCTGCTTTATAAATTTGGTAGTTGCTAGAAATACCTTCTGGGGGCATATCCAGGGCACCTGTACCGAGGATTTTTGCCGCTGCCTCGTTCAGGAAAATCATCTCAGCATTTGCCCCTAAAATAAAAACGCCCACCGGGATGCTATCGAGAAATACCTCTAATTTCGCTTCACTTTCTTGCACTGCTTGTAATGATGCGGTTAATTGTGCGGCCATTTGATTGAAAGATTGGGCTAGTTCCCCTATTTCATTCATATGGGGAACAAACACAGGATGCTCCCACTCCCCATTGGCAAGCCCTTTCGCTGCAGAGTTCAGGAGTAAAATCGGTGTTGTCACCCACCGGGCAGTCAAAATCCCTAGGATAATTGCGACCACTGTGGCAACAAGACACAGAAAGAGCGTCTGGCGAGCATTGGCTTGTATTTCGCCCAAGAAATCTGACTGGGGCACCACCATCACCACAATCCAATCCAAGCCTTTTTTGTCGTGAATGGGTAGGAGATACAAAAAATATTTGGTTTTGTTAATCTCCAGGTTTTGCAAAGCTTGATATTTCATGCCCCCGGCATCAACAGAGGCAGCAGCTAAATATTTAGCCGTCGCTTGGGTGACAGCATCTTGGCTATCGGTTGCCTTCAGTCTCGATAATTTTTGGTTTGGCTGCACCACCCAAGGCACTTCCCCCGTAGAAGTCGCCACCAGATTGCCGGATTTTTCTATGATAAATGCCTGCCCAGTTTCGCGGATTTTTATACTTTGTAAAAATTCTCCTATGTAATCTAGCTTTAATCCTACCGCAGTTACCCCTAAAAATTTATTATCTCTTTCCCAAATTGGCGAAGAATAAGCCAGTAACAAAAATGGGCTTAGATTATAAGGATTCAAATAAATATCTGTATATGCTGGTCTCTTTTCCACCCTAGCATTTTGATACCAAGGCCGTTTTTGGGGATAAAAATTTGGCTTAATGGTTATGGGATTAGATTTTCTGGGGTTCTCAAAGCCAATATAGCCATAAAATGTAAATTTTGTGCTTTTACCCGAAACGGCTATGCCATCTTCACCCTGATTTGATTTATTATTGTTAACGGTTGTTCCAACACTGCGATATTCCCCGGCTTCATTAGCTATTTGAATCAGCGGTATATAATTATGTTTATTCACCAAATATTGCTCCCATAGGTAAGGCATCCAAGCATCCATATCCTGAAAATTGAGGACTCCCGCCGTGACTAAATGTTGATGTTCTTCCAGGATGTGCGCGGGATGTGCCAAAAAATTCGTTAACCCAGCTTTGATGTTGTTCCCCTGTTGGGTCAGCAGCTCATCAGCCAATTTTTCCACGGCTTTTTCGCCATTTTTAAACGACAGATACCCCACTAAGGCGACGGAGACACCCAACTCTATGACAAAAGGCACAATCAACACTACCCGCAGGGGCAGTTTATGTAAAAGTCGCTTTTTCCGATAAATCCCAGATAAATTTGTCCTTTGTCCTTTGTCCTTTGTCATTTGTCCTTTGTCCTTGGTTCTTGGTCCTTGGTCCTTGGTTCTTGGTCCTTGGTCTTTTGTCCTTTGTCAATTGTCCTTTGTCAATTGTCCTTTGTCCTTTGTCCTTTGTCAATTCTTCAGGATAACTTTTGCCGCAGTTCTGGAAACTTTGCCAGGGTGGCGGGCAGGTTTTCCCAGTCAAATACCTCTAACTGATTTGCCAAAATCACCCCATAGTCTAACAAAGGCTGATATTGGTATTGTGCCCCCCACGCCTGTAGCCGATCGGCAAAACTTTGCAAGTCTCGCCGCTTCATAGTTTGGCACAACTCCCGCCAGTTCGTCTCCTCTTCCTGACGCAACTTTTCCGCCAACTCGCCACTGGTCTTTTACCTCTGGCGTCGGAGTTTGCTCCCGCTCCCCAGTGGAGAGGGTTTCCGGTGGTGATGATACTGCCAATATGGGCGATCGGGGTTGATTCAGTTGCCGGTCCCGGCTAGTTTCCTCCAGGGGTAGCAGTTTCTTTAACTCCTGTAGCAGTTGCCCTTTGGTAACAGGTTTGCGCAGAAAACCACAACCCAATTCTGCCACAGCGGCTTCATCACTGGGGCGAGTAGAAGCGGTGATAACAATAATTGGTATTTGGCTGGTTTGGGGATTTTGTCGCAGCAGTTTCGCGGTTTCAATCCCATCTAGCTCTGGCATCCACAAGTCTAATAAAATCACATCCGGCTGGTGGGTTATGGCCAGATTAATCCCTAACCTCCCCGATGACGCCAAAATCACACGGTGTTGGCTATGGGCAAAATACCCAGCAATTAAATCCAGGTTAAATTGCACGTCATCTACCACTAAAATGGTAGCGGGCTGCAACTGGTCTAGATTCACATCCACATCTATGCTCCCCACCGACGTAGTGATACCATTGGCGATTTTCACTCCCGGAAAGCTGAAGCTAAAGGTACTACCTTTTCCGGGGGTACTTTCCACGGTAACAGTCCCGCCTAACATTTGAGTCAGGCGTTTGGTAATCGCCAATCCCAACCCCGTCCCCCCATATTTGCGGGTACTTTGCCCGTCGCTTTGGATAAACGCATCAAAAATCCGCTCTTTTTGGGCGGGTTCAATTCCGATTCCTGTATCGGATACGGCTAATTCTAAATTAATCGTATCGCCGCTGTTTGACCCCTGATGACTGGCTACCTGTAATGTCACAGAACCAGACTCGGTAAATTTAATGGCATTTCCCACCACATTAAACAGAATTTGCCGCAGGCGCACTTCATCAAAGAAAATCGCTTCGGGAACATTGGGGGCAATTTTCACAAATAGATCGAGGTTTTTGCTGTCAGCTTTTTGGGCAAAAATTTGCCAAATTTCCTTACCCAATATTTTGATAAACACAGGCTCGGATTGAATTTCAAGTTTACTTGCTTCGATTTTAGACAAGTCTAAAATATCATTAATCAACGCCAATAAAGTTTTGCCACTAGCCATAATTGCTTGCAAATAAGACCGGTTTTGCTTATCAATTATTTGGCTATC contains:
- a CDS encoding PAS domain S-box protein, which encodes MTKDKGQRTNLSGIYRKKRLLHKLPLRVVLIVPFVIELGVSVALVGYLSFKNGEKAVEKLADELLTQQGNNIKAGLTNFLAHPAHILEEHQHLVTAGVLNFQDMDAWMPYLWEQYLVNKHNYIPLIQIANEAGEYRSVGTTVNNNKSNQGEDGIAVSGKSTKFTFYGYIGFENPRKSNPITIKPNFYPQKRPWYQNARVEKRPAYTDIYLNPYNLSPFLLLAYSSPIWERDNKFLGVTAVGLKLDYIGEFLQSIKIRETGQAFIIEKSGNLVATSTGEVPWVVQPNQKLSRLKATDSQDAVTQATAKYLAAASVDAGGMKYQALQNLEINKTKYFLYLLPIHDKKGLDWIVVMVVPQSDFLGEIQANARQTLFLCLVATVVAIILGILTARWVTTPILLLNSAAKGLANGEWEHPVFVPHMNEIGELAQSFNQMAAQLTASLQAVQESEAKLEVFLDSIPVGVFILGANAEMIFLNEAAAKILGTGALDMPPEGISSNYQIYKAGTNQLYPTEELPALRSLRGETLVTEDVEIHRCDGRVIPLEVRTIPVLDETGKVLYGITAMVDITERKQIEEMRQNYQRDLEQEVAMRTRSLQESEEKFRRSFDDAPIGMALVALDGRWLQVNRALCEIVGYSERELLARTFADITHPDDLEQDWDVVGRLLADDTRICHIEKRYIHSSGEIIWIMLSAIIIRDELKQPLYFIAQIQDITERKQAQITLQSAKEAAEAANRAKSEFLANMSHEIRTPMNAILGFCDLLKGMVSDKFQLAYLQNIAASGRTLLSLINDILDLSKIESGKMALNYEPIFLRELIQEIQDIFAPQAQAQQLSIVSAIADEVPDAIIFDEVRLRQILFNVVGNAIKFTPAGTVMIRVSSRGRFANRPYKDGMVELEIAISDTGIGIDMAEQERIFEAFIQGEGQTTRRYGGTGLGLAITKRLTQMLGGTVELNSTLGKGTTFTFIFPDVAIAQSLSPAVLTQIPTQNLEANLDQFTTAKILVVDDVQFNLQLLQGYFADTKHELLLAANGRLAIELAVAQKPDLILLDLWMPELNGLEVAQYLKQEPQTQHIPIVVVTASSRPEDEVAIESLCDGFIRKPVTRQQLIQQLKELLPLDPEYHPQLTETPQPSLTASKLSNPSEKERMGELAEKLRLAETTNWPHLCQTMKRRDLESFAAQIQTWGIEYQSQALLDYAQNLANQLAAFDWENLPKTLEKFPELRQNLL